From a region of the Impatiens glandulifera chromosome 4, dImpGla2.1, whole genome shotgun sequence genome:
- the LOC124933505 gene encoding serine/threonine-protein kinase PCRK1-like: protein MKCFHFTNGEKKEDGGEDGLVSRSSKVSWARSFSVASSSLDTRRSEFDSESRDFSDSVNFYEFLSQRRANDLRVFSFAELKLATRGFSRALMIGEGGFGCVYQGVIRVSEDDISESNIDVAIKQLNRNGFQGHKEWINEVNFLGVVSHPNLVKLVGYCAEDDERGTQRLLVYELMRNKSLDDHLLSRVPATLPWITRLKIAQDAARGLAYLHEEMDFQLIFRDFKTSNILLDDEFNAKLSDFGLARQGPAAGLSHILTSVVGTVGYAAPEYVQTGRLTAKSDVWSFGVVLYELITGRRAVERNLPRNEQKLLEWVRPFVSDSKKFYQIIDSRLESINNSCRIKSAMRVACLANKCLMKHPKSRPKMSEVVEILSDIINNQMAEEEGIGTETADSIAVIEEERAKRERSVRKKMVFDFREIISLRNKPIGKFDWRNWAAGSVRI from the exons ATGAAGTGTTTCCACTTTACTAACGGCGAGAAGAAAGAGGATGGCGGCGAAGACGGTCTTGTGTCCAGATCCTCGAAAGTCTCTTGGGCCCGATCCTTCAGCGTCGCCTCCAGCAGTCTAGACACAAGACGTTCTGAATTCGATTCAGAGTCTAGGGATTTCTCCGACTCGGTCAATTTCTACGAGTTTCTGAGTCAGCGAAGAGCCAACGATCTGCGTGTTTTCTCGTTCGCCGAATTGAAATTGGCGACTCGAGGGTTCAGCCGCGCACTCATGATTGGTGAGGGAGGGTTTGGCTGTGTTTATCAAGGCGTAATTAGGGTTTCTGAAGATGACATTTCTGAGTCGAATATAGATGTGGCTATTAAGCAGCTGAATCGCAATGGATTCCAG GGGCATAAGGAATGGATTAATGAAGTGAACTTTCTTGGAGTAGTTAGCCATCCAAATTTGGTGAAGTTAGTTGGTTATTGTGCAGAAGATGATGAAAGAGGGACGCAAAGGCTTTTGGTTTATGAACTAATGCGTAATAAAAGCTTGGATGACCATTTATTGAGTCGGGTCCCAGCCACTTTGCCATGGATAACCAGACTTAAAATTGCTCAAGATGCAGCTCGTGGCTTGGCTTATCTTCATGAAGAAATGGATTTTCAG CTTATATTTCGAGATTTCAAGACTTCAAATATTCTTTTGGATGACGAGTTCAATGCTAAACTCTCAGACTTTGGCCTTGCTAGACAAGGTCCAGCTGCTGGACTAAGTCATATTTTAACATCA GTTGTTGGTACAGTTGGTTATGCAGCGCCAGAATACGTACAGACAGGTAGATTAACAGCTAAAAGCGATGTCTGGAGCTTCGGGGTGGTTCTGTACGAGCTAATAACAGGAAGAAGAGCAGTAGAAAGAAATTTACCTAGAAATGAGCAAAAGCTATTGGAGTGGGTGAGACCATTTGTATCGGACTCAAAGAAATTTTACCAAATAATAGATTCCAGACTTGAATCTATCAACAACAGCTGTCGGATTAAATCAGCAATGAGAGTTGCGTGTTTGGCCAACAAGTGTCTAATGAAACATCCTAAATCACGACCAAAGATGAGTGAGGTTGTTGAGATTTTGTCTGACATAATTAATAATCAGATGGCAGAAGAAGAAGGGATCGGGACTGAAACTGCTGATTCGATCGCAGTGATCGAAGAGGAAAGGGCGAAACGGGAGAGGAGTGTAAGAAAGAAGATGGTTTTTGATTTTAGAGAGATCATTAGTTTGAGGAATAAACCtatagggaaatttgattgGAGAAACTGGGCAGCAGGGTCTGTGAGAATATGA
- the LOC124933506 gene encoding probable serine/threonine-protein kinase PBL9 codes for MGICISSRIKAESPYHTGTSSKHVSTGSSLSSSSGKSHRSEGEILQSSNLKNFSFSDVKLATRNFRPDSVLGEGGFGSVFKGWIDAQSLAASKPGTGMVIAVKRLNHDGYQGHREWLAEVNYLGQLYHPHLVKLIGYCLEDEHRMLIYEFMPRGSLENHLFRRGSYFQPLSWNLRMKVALGAGKGLAFLHSAETMVIYRDFKTSNILLDSNYNAKLSDFGLAKDGPTGDKSHVSTRVMGTHGYAAPEYLATGHLTTKSDVYSFGVVLLEMLSGRRAVDKNRPSGEHNLVEWAKPNLGNKRRVYRVIDNRLEGQYQLDIAQRAANLALRCISMEPRFRPNMEQVVRELELLCESKNMVRSPQNQTGNVTRPRRHSVDEVMKRSNMSSSSSYPRPSASQFYRKERV; via the exons ATGGGGATTTGCATTAGTTCTCGAATTAAAGCTGAGAGCCCTTACCACACTG GGACGAGTTCGAAACATGTTAGTACAGGTAGCAGTCTGAGTAGTTCTAGTGGTAAGAGTCATAGGAGTGAGGGTGAGATCTTGCAGTCATCTAATTTGAAGAACTTTTCCTTTTCTGATGTCAAATTGGCCACAAGAAACTTTCGGCCCGATAGTGTATTGGGTGAAGGCGGGTTTGGTTCAGTATTTAAAGGGTGGATCGACGCGCAATCACTTGCAGCTTCAAAACCGGGCACTGGAATGGTAATTGCTGTTAAAAGACTCAATCACGACGGTTATCAAGGACATAGGGAGTGGTTG GCAGAGGTGAATTACTTAGGTCAGCTTTATCATCCTCATCTTGTGAAATTGATTGGTTATTGCTTGGAAGACGAACATAGGATGCTCATTTACGAGTTCATGCCACGCGGAAGCTTGGAAAATCATTTGTTTAGGA GAGGATCCTACTTCCAACCACTTTCTTGGAACCTTCGAATGAAGGTAGCCCTTGGTGCGGGTAAGGGTCTTGCGTTTCTTCATAGTGCAGAAACAATGGTGATATATCGTGACTTCAAAACATCCAACATATTATTAGATTCT AATTACAATGCAAAGCTGTCCGATTTTGGACTGGCAAAGGATGGGCCAACTGGCGACAAAAGCCATGTCTCTACGAGAGTCATGGGTACTCATGGATATGCAGCCCCCGAATACCTTGCCACTG GTCATTTGACCACAAAGAGCGATGTTTACAGTTTTGGAGTAGTGCTTCTAGAAATGTTGTCAGGCAGACGAGCAGTGGACAAGAACAGGCCATCAGGAGAACACAACCTGGTGGAATGGGCAAAACCAAACCTTGGCAACAAACGAAGAGTATACAGAGTGATAGACAACCGATTGGAAGGACAATACCAACTGGATATAGCCCAGAGGGCGGCTAATCTTGCACTTAGATGCATATCCATGGAGCCAAGGTTCAGGCCAAACATGGAACAGGTTGTACGAGAACTAGAGCTGCTTTGTGAATCGAAGAATATGGTAAGAAGCCCACAAAACCAAACGGGCAATGTGACTAGACCTCGCAGGCACAGTGTAGATGAAGTTATGAAGAGATCAAacatgtcttcttcttcttcttatccgAGGCCATCTGCTTCTCAATTCTATAGGAAAGAGAGAGTTTAG